The Ascochyta rabiei chromosome 5, complete sequence genome has a segment encoding these proteins:
- a CDS encoding tRNA(His) guanylyltransferase produces the protein MANSKYGYVRSFEQPDVLLSNTWIVVRIDGRGFSKLTTKYKFVKPNDRDALDLMNEAAEAVMKELPDLVIAYGNSDEYSFVFHKDCMLFERRASKLTTTIVSTFTSYYVFLWSKYFHQKPLTPPLPSFDGRAVCYPSDANLRDYMSWRQVDCHINNLYNTTFWTLVQQGGMGPQEAEQRLSGTVSADKNEILFKEYGINYNNEPECFKKGTILYRDVS, from the exons ATGGCTAATTCAAA ATATGGATATGTCCGCTCCTTTGAGCAGCCCGATGTGTTGCTGTCCAACACTTGGATCGTGGTGCGGATAGATGGCCGTGGGTTTTCGAA GTTGACAACCAAATACAAGTTCGTCAAGCCAAACGATCGCGATGCGTTGGACCTTATGAATGAGGCCGCCGAGGCCGTCATGAAGGAGTTGCCAGACCTCGTGATTGCATACGGCAACAGTGATGAATACAG TTTTGTCTTCCACAAGGACTGCATGTTGTTTGAGCGAAGAGCAAG CAAGCTCACCACCACAATCGTCTCTACTTTCACATCGTACTACGTCTTCTTGTGGTCAAAGTACTTCCATCAAAAGCCACTCACGCCACCTCTGCCTTCGTTCGACGGACGAGCAGTATGCTACCCAAGCGACGCCAATTTAAGGGATTACATGAGCTGGCGTCAAGTTGATT GTCATATCAATAATCTCTACAATACGACGTTCTGGACCCTTGTGCAGCAAGGCGGCATGGGACCTCAGGAAGCCGAGCAAAGACTGTCAGGCACTGTCTCAGCAGACAAGAACGAGATCCTCTTCAAGGAATACGGTATCAATTACAACAATGAGCCTGAGTGTTTCAAGAAAGGCACGATTCTCTATCGAGACGTAAGTTGA
- a CDS encoding tRNA(His) guanylyltransferase, with translation MSPPLNTNKELPSPPVGERRVVSDPDDRDRNGRYQDDHPGIAELPATSVRHSRQHSHPATPAAEGVSYAQLYEKLQSSAPGARSIIEMNDQPIPPSRGTTQAQNSASEKLDTRPNVQRAKDVMKSESIKKDRAPAGKEASSGRPTQMSRTQKEKDRKKRSKAKVLMEHVDLIKDEFWEKRPWILSGKTG, from the coding sequence ATGAGTCCACCATTGAATACCAACAAGGAGCTGCCAAGCCCCCCTGTGGGTGAGAGGAGGGTTGTCAGTGACCCCGATGACAGGGATAGAAATGGACGGTATCAGGATGATCATCCAGGAATAGCCGAGTTGCCAGCAACATCAGTACGTCATTCCCGCCAGCATTCCCATCCTGCGACGCCAGCGGCTGAGGGGGTTTCATATGCGCAGTTGTACGAAAAACTGCAGAGTTCTGCACCTGGCGCTCGCTCTATCATCGAAATGAACGATCAGCCTATCCCGCCATCGAGGGGTACCACACAAGCACAAAATAGCGCATCAGAAAAGTTGGATACGAGGCCCAATGTACAAAGGGCCAAAGACGTGATGAAGTCTGAGTCCATTAAGAAAGACCGTGCACCAGCAGGCAAAGAAGCGAGCAGTGGGAGACCTACCCAGATGAGTCGGACCCAGAAGGAAAAAGACAGGAAGAAGCGGAGCAAGGCAAAAGTACTGATGGAACACGTGGATCTTATCAAGGATGAATTCTGGGAGAAAAGACCGTGGATCTTGAGCGGAAAGACGGGATAA
- a CDS encoding Acetylxylan esterase, with translation MRLFAVLTSYLSLAAAATLGKRAPTPGTLSQVTSFGTAPTNVSFYIYVPKKLAPSPGVIVAIHYCTGTAQAYYSGSPYATLAEQYGFIVIYPSSPHSDKCWDVSSKQTLSHEGGGDSNTIANMVKWTLTQYKADDAKVFVTGSSSGAMMTNVLAATYPDLFKAAIAYSGVPAGCFVSASGEIDAWNSTCTQGQSIATPQAWAKVVTDMYPGYKGRRPKMQVYHGSADTALLPPNYQETMKQWAGVFGYDYNQPQSTKVDDPQSGYTRTVYGPLVQGIYAQGVGHTVPIRGADDMEFFGFA, from the exons ATGCGCCTCTTCGCCGTCCTCACAAGCTACCTTTCgctggcagcagcagccacaTTGGGGAAGCGTGCACCAACACCTGGCACGCTATCTCAAGTCACCTCATTCGGTACTGCGCCAACAAATGTCAGCTTCTACATCTACGTTCCGAAGAAGCTGGCACCTTCACCAGGAGTCATCGTCGCTATACACTACTGCACGGGTACTGCTCAAGCGTACTATTCTGGCAGCCCTTACGCGACCCTCGCCGAGCAATATGGTTTCATTGTCATCTATCCCAGCTCTCCCCATTCCGACAAGTGCTGGGATGTCAGCAGCAAGCAGACACTGAGCCATGAGGGAGGAGGCGATAGCAACACCATTGCAAACATGGTCAAGTGGACTTTGACGCAGTACAAAGCCGATGATGCGAAGGTGTTTGTGACCGGATCGAGCAGTGGCGCGATGATGACG AACGTCCTTGCCGCCACCTACCCCGATCTCTTCAAAGCTGCCATCGCCTACTCCGGTGTGCCCGCTGGCTGCTTCGTCTCTGCTTCAGGCGAAATCGATGCCTGGAACAGCACCTGCACGCAGGGTCAATCAATTGCCACTCCCCAAGCATGGGCGAAGGTCGTCACGGACA TGTACCCCGGCTACAAAGGCAGACGCCCCAAAATGCAGGTCTATCACGGCAGCGCGGATACTGCGCTGCTGCCACCCAACTACCAGGAGACGATGAAGCAATGGGCTGGTGTGTTTGGATACGATTATAACCAGCCACAGAGTACTAAAGTGGATGATCCTCAGAGTGGGTACACGAGGACGGTCTACGGACCCTTGGTCCAAGGTATCTATGCACAAGGCGTGGGACACACAGTGCCCATTCGAGGTGCCGATGACATGGAGTTCTTTGGGTTTGCTTGA